A part of Cydia amplana chromosome 24, ilCydAmpl1.1, whole genome shotgun sequence genomic DNA contains:
- the LOC134659258 gene encoding chorion class high-cysteine HCB protein 13-like isoform X2 produces MVFKVAIICAFAFLVQSIAGQKCGCSCQSISIPSSGGDLNIQAIGPVVPSGIAVATDLDLSGDLDLSGELPYLTAVAFEGKFDTSGSAPVCYGCGDCVAITQQIGGSSGCGCGKR; encoded by the exons ATGGTTTTCAAAGTTGCCATCATTTGCGCTTTTGCCTTTTTAGTACAG AGTATTGCTGGACAGAAGTGCGGCTGCAGCTGCCAATCGATCAGCATCCCCAGCAGCGGCGGCGACCTGAACATACAGGCTATCGGCCCCGTCGTGCCGTCCGGCATCGCCGTCGCCACGGACCTGGACTTGTCCGGCGACCTGGACCTGTCCGGCGAGCTGCCGTACCTGACCGCGGTGGCGTTCGAGGGCAAGTTCGACACCAGCGGCTCGGCGCCGGTGTGCTACGGCTGCGGGGACTGCGTCGCCATCACGCAGCAGATCGGCGGCTccagcggatgcggatgcggcaaACGCTAA
- the LOC134659258 gene encoding chorion class high-cysteine HCB protein 13-like isoform X3: MASKVVVICAFAFLVQSIAGQKCGCSCQSISIPSSGGDLNIQAIGPVVPSGIAVATDLDLSGDLDLSGELPYLTAVAFEGKFDTSGSAPVCYGCGDCVAITQQIGGSSGCGCGKR; encoded by the exons ATGGCATCTAAGGTTGTTGTCATCTGCGCTTTTGCCTTTTTGGTCCag AGTATTGCTGGACAGAAGTGCGGCTGCAGCTGCCAATCGATCAGCATCCCCAGCAGCGGCGGCGACCTGAACATACAGGCTATCGGCCCCGTCGTGCCGTCCGGCATCGCCGTCGCCACGGACCTGGACTTGTCCGGCGACCTGGACCTGTCCGGCGAGCTGCCGTACCTGACCGCGGTGGCGTTCGAGGGCAAGTTCGACACCAGCGGCTCGGCGCCGGTGTGCTACGGCTGCGGGGACTGCGTCGCCATCACGCAGCAGATCGGCGGCTccagcggatgcggatgcggcaaACGCTAA
- the LOC134659268 gene encoding chorion class CA protein ERA.1-like produces the protein MSRFVVLAIFVQACLLQMALSQTCGCNQYSYGSSGLSSQSCGSYGGTGTGQVGVSGNIDACGNTCVVGSVPVLGSVDFGGCVPACGSVSIQGQCGCGCQ, from the exons ATGTCTCGCTTCGTAGTCCTCGCTATCTTCGTTCAGGCGTGCCTGCTCCAG ATGGCTCTGAGCCAGACTTGCGGTTGCAACCAGTACTCATATGGTTCGTCCGGACTGAGCTCACAGAGCTGCGGCTCGTACGGCGGCACCGGCACCGGCCAGGTGGGCGTGTCCGGCAACATCGACGCGTGCGGCAACACCTGCGTGGTCGGCTCCGTGCCCGTGCTCGGCTCCGTCGACTTCGGCGGATGCGTGCCCGCCTGCGGCTCCGTGTCCATCCAGGGAcagtgcggatgcggatgtcagtgA
- the LOC134659258 gene encoding chorion class high-cysteine HCB protein 13-like isoform X1, translating into MASKVVVICAFAFLVQSIAAQRSCGCQCQSISIPSSGGDLNIQAISPIVPSGIAVATDLDLSGDLDLSGALPYLSAVAFEGKFDTSGSAPVCYGCGDCVAITQQIGGSSGCGCGKR; encoded by the exons ATGGCATCTAAGGTTGTTGTCATCTGCGCTTTTGCCTTTTTGGTCCag AGCATTGCCGCTCAGAGAAGCTGTGGTTGCCAATGCCAGTCCATCAGCATCCCCAGCAGCGGCGGCGACCTGAACATACAGGCTATCAGCCCCATCGTGCCGTCCGGCATCGCCGTCGCCACGGACCTGGACCTGTCCGGCGACCTGGACCTGTCCGGCGCGCTGCCGTACCTGAGCGCGGTGGCGTTCGAGGGCAAGTTCGACACCAGCGGCTCGGCGCCGGTGTGCTACGGCTGCGGGGACTGCGTCGCCATCACGCAGCAGATCGGCGGCTccagcggatgcggatgcggcaaACGCTAA
- the LOC134659271 gene encoding chorion class high-cysteine HCA protein 12-like: MSRFVVLAIFVQACLLQMVLSQNCGCNQISYGCNQYGGTGTGQVGVSGNIDACGNTCVVGSVPVLGSVDFGGCVPARGSLSICGQCGCGCN; this comes from the exons ATGTCTCGCTTCGTAGTCCTCGCTATCTTCGTCCAGGCTTGCCTGCTCcag ATGGTTCTGAGCCAGAACTGCGGCTGCAACCAAATCTCGTACGGCTGCAACCAATACGGCGGCACCGGTACCGGCCAGGTGGGCGTGTCCGGCAACATCGACGCGTGCGGCAACACATGCGTGGTCGGCTCCGTGCCCGTGCTCGGCTCCGTCGACTTCGGCGGATGCGTGCCCGCCCGCGGCTCCCTGTCCATCTGCGGAcagtgcggatgcggatgcaatTAA
- the LOC134659023 gene encoding chorion class CB protein M5H4-like has product IEEISYKPIAIAPKSYSSNCVSIEIPNNGGSLAISSIGPIAPTGIAVATELGLAGDLVLSGEVPYLSAVAFEGKFDTSGAAPVAYGCGDCVAITEQIGGNVGSGSYSLSSLGGCGCKY; this is encoded by the coding sequence ATTGAAGAGATATCTTACAAGCCGATTGCTATTGCACCGAAGAGCTATTCGAGCAACTGCGTGTCCATTGAAATCCCCAACAACGGAGGGTCTTTGGCTATTTCTAGCATCGGGCCGATCGCGCCCACCGGCATCGCTGTAGCCACGGAGCTGGGTCTGGCCGGAGACTTGGTGCTATCCGGCGAAGTGCCGTACCTGAGCGCGGTGGCGTTCGAGGGCAAGTTCGACACCAGTGGCGCCGCGCCTGTGGCGTACGGCTGTGGCGATTGCGTTGCCATCACTGAACAGATCGGAGGCAATGTTGGCTCTGGCTCCTACAGTCTGTCCAGTCTTGGTGGATGTGGatgcaaatactaa
- the LOC134659253 gene encoding chorion class A protein Ld19-like, whose translation MSRFAILAFAQACLIQMALSQQFGCNQISYGSPDLIEQISLSAPSSASVSYSAPSISVSAPSYSQSYSASYGGAGTGQVGVSGDIGASGQTVVVGSVPVLGSVEFSGKVPASGSVSISGQCGCGCKAYE comes from the exons ATGTCTCGCTTCGCCATCCTCGCCTTCGCCCAGGCTTGCCTCATTCAG ATGGCTCTGAGCCAACAGTTTGGTTGTAATCAAATCTCTTACGGATCTCCTGACCTCATCGAACAAATAAGCTTGAGTGCACCCAGCAGTGCCAGCGTTAGCTACAGTGCACCTAGCATCAGCGTGAGCGCACCTAGCTACTCGCAAAGCTACAGCGCGTCGTACGGCGGCGCGGGCACCGGGCAAGTCGGCGTGTCCGGCGACATCGGCGCGAGCGGCCAGACCGTCGTCGTCGGCTCCGTGCCCGTGCTCGGCTCCGTCGAGTTCAGCGGTAAAGTGCCAGCGTCCGGTTCCGTGTCTATTTCCGGACAGTGTGGGTGCGGGTGCAAAGCTTATGAGTAG
- the LOC134659024 gene encoding chorion class CB protein M5H4-like: MAFKAVAFCVFAVLVQQSLAGPYYRPKSSGQVIVKDIDEIEEISYKPIKSYSSNCVSIDIPNNGGALAITSIGAIAPSGIAVATDLGLAGDLVLSGELPYLSAVAFEGNFDTSGAVPVAYGCGDCVAITQELGNPSGVNANLNSGSSKIISCGYDKY, translated from the exons ATGGCATTCAAGGCTGTGGCTTTCTGCGTGTTTGCAGTTTTGGTTCAGCAG TCTCTAGCTGGGCCGTATTACCGACCAAAATCTAGTGGTCAAGTGATTGTCAAAGATATTGATGAAATCGAAGAGATATCTTATAAGCCCATCAAAAGTTACTCAAGCAACTGCGTGTCTATCGATATCCCGAACAATGGAGGGGCCCTGGCTATTACCAGCATCGGTGCCATCGCACCCTCCGGCATCGCCGTCGCCACGGACCTGGGCCTCGCCGGAGACCTGGTGCTCTCCGGCGAGCTGCCGTACCTAAGCGCGGTGGCGTTCGAGGGCAACTTCGACACCAGCGGCGCCGTGCCGGTGGCGTACGGCTGTGGGGACTGTGTCGCCATCACGCAGGAGCTCGGCAACCCGAGCGGCGTCAACGCTAACCTCAACTCTGGCTCGTCCAAGATTATCAGCTGCGGTtatgacaaatactaa
- the LOC134659025 gene encoding paraneoplastic antigen Ma6E-like, with translation MSPFAVLVLCAQACLIQAVFSQQFGCNQISYGSPDLIELGGNEKISLSGPISYSAPSVSLSAPGYASASYGGAGTGQVGVSGDIGASGQTVVVGSVPVLGSVEFSGKVPASGSVSISGQCGCGCKASIVARAGTAAGATDLLGDGDAVPASVRHRRRTAGVELALERHCAQVRQRAGQVQVAGQAETVLSQQLCGCNQYSYGSSGLSSQSCGSYGGTGTGQVGVSGNIDACGNTCVVGSVPVLGSVDFGGCVPACGSVSIQGQCGCGCN, from the exons ATGTCTCCCTTTGCCGTCCTCGTCCTGTGTGCCCAGGCTTGTTTGATACAG GCGGTTTTCAGCCAACAGTTTGGTTGTAATCAAATCTCCTATGGATCCCCCGACCTCATCGAGCTCGGTGGCAACGAGAAAATAAGCCTAAGCGGACCCATTAGCTACAGTGCACCTAGCGTCAGCCTGAGCGCTCCCGGCTACGCATCCGCGTCGTACGGCGGCGCGGGCACCGGGCAGGTCGGCGTGTCCGGCGACATCGGCGCGAGCGGCCAGACCGTCGTCGTCGGCTCCGTGCCCGTGCTCGGCTCCGTCGAGTTCAGCGGTAAAGTGCCGGCGTCCGGTTCCGTGTCTATTTCCGGACAGTGCGGATGCGGGTGCAAAGCTT CCATAGTAGCCAGAGCTGGAACCGCTGCTGGAGCCACCGATCTGCTGGGTGATGGCGACGCAGTCCCCGCATCCGTACGACACAGGCGCCGTACCGCTGGTGTCGAACTTGCCCTCGAACGCCACTGCGCTCAGGTACGGCAGCGCGCCGGACAGGTCCAGGTCGCCGGACAGGCCGAG ACCGTTCTGAGCCAGCAGTTATGTGGTTGTAACCAATACTCATACGGTTCGTCCGGACTGAGCTCACAGAGCTGCGGCTCGTACGGCGGCACCGGCACCGGCCAGGTGGGCGTGTCCGGCAACATCGACGCGTGCGGCAACACATGCGTCGTCGGCTCCGTGCCCGTGCTCGGCTCCGTCGACTTCGGCGGCTGCGTGCCCGCCTGCGGCTCCGTGTCCATCCAGGGACAGTGCGGATGCGGTTGCAATTAA
- the LOC134659254 gene encoding chorion class CB protein M5H4-like — MAFKSVVLCAFAVLVQSIAAQRSCGCSCQSIEVSNNGGALSVTSIGPIAPSGIAVATDLGLSGDLDLSGALPYLSAVAFEGKFDTSGTAPVSYGCGDCVAITQQIGGSSSGSSSGYYGCGCGGR; from the exons ATGGCATTCAAATCTGTTGTCCTATGCGCATTCGCTGTCTTGGTCCAG AGCATCGCTGCTCAGAGGAGCTGCGGCTGCAGCTGTCAATCCATCGAGGTGTCAAACAATGGCGGAGCCCTGTCCGTGACCAGCATCGGTCCCATCGCGCCGTCCGGCATCGCCGTCGCCACTGACCTCGGCCTGTCCGGCGACCTGGACCTGTCCGGCGCGCTGCCGTACCTGAGCGCAGTGGCGTTCGAGGGCAAGTTCGACACCAGCGGTACGGCGCCTGTGTCGTACGGATGCGGGGACTGCGTCGCCATCACCCAGCAGATCGGTGGCTCCAGCAGCGGTTCCAGCTCTGGCTACTATGGCTGTGGTTGTGGTGGACGTTAA